Proteins encoded by one window of Cryptosporangium minutisporangium:
- a CDS encoding DUF397 domain-containing protein, which yields MHHPYNGIPAGQLGQVAWLKSSHSNPNGNCVEIAWLPDGQFAVRNSRHPEGPALIYTRDEIAALIAGARSGDFDHFVG from the coding sequence ATGCACCACCCGTACAACGGCATTCCGGCTGGTCAGCTAGGCCAGGTGGCGTGGCTGAAGAGTAGCCACAGCAATCCGAACGGCAACTGCGTGGAGATCGCCTGGTTGCCCGACGGGCAGTTCGCTGTTCGGAACTCCCGTCATCCCGAGGGACCGGCCCTCATCTATACCCGCGACGAGATCGCAGCTCTCATCGCCGGTGCACGTAGCGGGGACTTCGACCATTTCGTCGGTTGA
- a CDS encoding GTP-binding protein: protein MDSAPSSDRTASAPGSKPPLPVKIVIAGGFGVGKTTTVGAISDIAPLTTEAEMTEVAVGIDIPGQHSTKTTTTVAMDFGSVAIDAGVKLYLFGTPGQARFGFMWDDLARGALGALVVVDSSRLDDCYPAVDYFEHTGIPFIVGVNAFDGLLAQDLAAVRWALAIDDQVPVVAFDARDRRSVRDTLLVLLNRALHKAIGEQVAAT, encoded by the coding sequence GTGGACTCAGCGCCATCGTCTGACCGCACCGCATCGGCACCCGGCTCCAAGCCACCACTCCCGGTAAAGATCGTCATCGCCGGTGGCTTCGGGGTCGGGAAGACGACGACGGTCGGAGCGATCTCCGACATCGCCCCGCTCACCACCGAGGCCGAAATGACCGAGGTGGCGGTCGGGATCGACATCCCTGGCCAGCATTCGACCAAGACCACGACGACGGTGGCGATGGACTTCGGTTCGGTCGCGATCGACGCCGGAGTCAAGCTGTACCTGTTCGGTACCCCCGGTCAGGCTCGGTTCGGCTTCATGTGGGACGACCTCGCGCGTGGAGCACTCGGCGCGCTCGTCGTCGTGGACAGCTCGCGGCTGGACGACTGCTACCCGGCGGTCGACTACTTCGAGCACACCGGCATTCCGTTCATCGTCGGCGTCAATGCCTTCGACGGTCTGCTCGCCCAGGACCTCGCCGCGGTCCGGTGGGCGCTCGCGATCGACGACCAAGTGCCGGTCGTCGCGTTCGACGCGCGCGACCGCCGGTCGGTGCGGGACACCCTGCTCGTCCTGCTCAATCGGGCGCTGCACAAGGCGATCGGCGAGCAGGTCGCCGCGACCTGA
- a CDS encoding DUF742 domain-containing protein, which produces MRILGGSDSEEPASIRPYLKASPSFSTPGDSGNKASTVGSEASGQLRPFVLTSGRVTADPEIGLETQVTAATRGGRVPTSRLSPELRAIVTLCAQPISVAEISARLKLHLGVVKILVGDLRATGYLDVHNHDVSSPNSPELILRVIRGLSAIV; this is translated from the coding sequence ATGAGGATCCTGGGCGGATCCGACTCAGAGGAACCGGCCTCCATCCGGCCGTATCTGAAGGCCTCGCCGTCGTTCTCCACCCCCGGGGACAGCGGCAACAAGGCCAGCACCGTCGGGTCCGAGGCGTCCGGACAACTGCGCCCGTTCGTCCTCACCTCCGGTCGAGTCACCGCCGATCCCGAGATCGGGCTGGAGACTCAGGTGACGGCCGCAACCCGTGGTGGACGAGTGCCGACGTCCCGGCTTTCGCCGGAACTCCGAGCCATCGTGACCCTCTGTGCCCAGCCCATCTCCGTCGCCGAGATTTCGGCACGACTCAAGCTTCACCTCGGCGTGGTCAAGATTCTGGTCGGTGACTTGCGAGCCACCGGTTACCTCGACGTCCACAACCACGACGTGAGCTCTCCCAACTCCCCCGAACTCATCCTGCGAGTGATCCGTGGACTCAGCGCCATCGTCTGA